A part of Rhinolophus ferrumequinum isolate MPI-CBG mRhiFer1 chromosome 11, mRhiFer1_v1.p, whole genome shotgun sequence genomic DNA contains:
- the MADD gene encoding MAP kinase-activating death domain protein isoform X8, whose product MVQKKKFCPRLLDYLVIVGARHPSSDSVAQTPELLRRYPLEDHAEFPLPPDVVFFCQPEGCLSVRQRRMSLRDDTSFVFTLTDKDTGVTRYGICVNFYRSFQKRMPKEKGEAGAGSRGKDGARASCASEELGTESSESGSSLQPPSTDSTPDVNQSPRGKRRAKAGSRSRNSTLTSLCVLSHYPFFSTFRECLYTLKRMVDCCSERLLGKKLGLPRGIQRDTMWRIFTGSLLVEERSSALLHDLREIEAWIYRLLRSPVPVSGQKRVDIEVLPQELQQALTFALPDPSRFSLVDFPLHLPLELLGVDACLQVLTCILLEHKVVLQSRDYNALSMSVMAFVAMIYPLEYMFPVIPLLPTCMASAEQLLLAPTPYIIGVPASFFLYKLDFKMPDDVWLVDLDSSRVIAPTNAEVLPVLPEPESLELKKHLKQALASMSLNTQPILNLEKFHEGQEIPLLLGKPSNDLQSTPSTEFNPLIYGNDVDSVDVATRVAMVRFFNSPNVLQGFQMHTRTLRLFPRPVVAFQAGSFLASRPRQTPFAEKLARTQAVEYFGEWILNPTNYAFQRIHNNMFDPALIGDKPKWYAHQLQPIHYRVYDGNSQLAEALSVPPERDSDSEPTDDSGSDSMEYDDSSSSYSSLGDFVSEMMKCDINGDTPNVDPLTHAALGDASEVKIDELQNQKEAEEPGPDSENSQENPPPRSSTAASSSPSTTVHGASSAPADSAEMDDKAAGGLCRPLPPVPPSVGKSGVDRRQTEIGEGSVRRRTYDNPYFEPQYGFPPEEDEDEQGESYTPRFSQHVSGNRAQRLLRPNSLKLASDSDAESDSRASSPTSTVSNNSTEGFGGIMSFASSLYRNHSTSFSLSNLTLPTKGARDKTTPFPSLKGNRRALVDQKSSVIKHSPTVKREPPSPQGRSSNSSENQQFLKEVVHSVLDGQGVGWLNMKKVRRLLESEQLRVFVLSKLNRTVQSEDDARQDVIPDVEISRKVYKGMLDLLKCTVLSLEQSYAHAGLGGMASIFGLLEIAQTHYYSKEPDKRKRSPTETVITPVGKDLGLAGRGDPKAMAQLRVPQLGPRAPSATGKGPKELDTRSLKEENFVASVELWNKHQEVKKQKAMEKQRPEVIKPVFDLGETEEKKSQISADSGVSLTSGSQRTDPDSVTGVSPPVMIRSSSQDSEVSTVVSNSSGETLGADSDLSSNAGDGPGGEGSTHLTSSRGTLSDSEIETNSATSAIFGKAHSLKPSVKEKLVGSPVRSSEDVSQRVYLYEGLLGRDKGSMWDQLEDAAMETFSMSKERSTLWDQMQFWEDAFLDAVMLEREGMGMDQGPQEMIDRYLSLGEHDRKRLEDDEDRLLATLLHNLISYMLLVKVNKNDIRKKVRRLMGKSHIGLVYSQQINEVLDQLTDLNGRDLSIRSSGSRHIKKQTFVVHAGTDTNGDIFFMEVCDDCVVLRSNIGTVYERWWYEKLINMTYCPKTKVLCLWRRNGSETQLNKFYTKKCRELYYCVKDSMERAAARQQSIKPGPELGGEFPVQDMKTGEGGLLQVTLEGINLKFMHNQERKVFIELNHIKKCNTVRGVFVLEEFVPEIKEVVSHKYKTPMAHEICYSVLCLFSYVAAVRSSEEDLRTPPRPVSS is encoded by the exons ATGGTGCAAAAGAAGAAGTTCTGTCCTCGGTTACTTGACTATCTGGTGATCGTAGGCGCCAG GCACCCGAGCAGTGACAGTGTGGCCCAGACTCCAGAGCTGCTCCGGCGATACCCGCTAGAGGACCATGCCGAGTTTCCCCTGCCCCCAGACGTAGTGTTTTTCTGCCAGCCCGAGGGCTGTCTGAGTGTGCGGCAACGGCGCATGAGCCTGCGGGATGACACCTCTTTTGTCTTCACCCTCACTGACAAGGACACTGGAGTCACGCGTTATGGCATCTGTGTTAACTTCTACCGCTCCTTTCAGAAGCGAATGCCTAAGGAAAAGGGGGAAGCTGGAGCAGGGTCCCGGGGGAAGGACGGAGCCCGGGCCAGCTGTGCCTCAGAAGAGCTTGGCACCGAGAGCTCGGAGAGTGGCTCGTCCCTGCAGCCCCCCAGCACTGACTCCACCCCTGATGTGAACCAGTCTCCTCGTGGAAAGCGCCGGGCCAAGGCGGGGAGCCGTTCCCGCAACAGTACTCTGACGTCCCTGTGCGTGCTCAGCCACTACCCCTTCTTCTCCACCTTCCGGGAGTGTCTGTACACCCTCAAACGTATGGTGGACTGCTGTAGCGAGCGACTGCTGGGCAAGAAGCTGGGCCTCCCTCGAGGCATACAAAG GGACACCATGTGGCGCATCTTTACGGGATCACTGCTAGTGGAGGAGAGGTCAAGTGCCCTTCTGCACGACCTTCGAGAGATTGAGGCCTGGATCTATCGACTGCTGCGTTCCCCGGTCCCCGTCTCTGGGCAGAAGCGAGTAGACATTGAGGTCCTGCCCCAGGAGCTCCAGCAGGCTCTGACCTTTGCTCTCCCAGACCCCTCTCGGTTCAGCCTGGTGGATTTCCCGCTGCACCTTCCCTTGGAACTTCTGGGTGTGGATGCCTGTCTTCAGGTGCTAACCTGCATCCTGTTAGAGCACAAG GTGGTGCTACAGTCCCGAGACTACAACGCACTGTCCATGTCTGTGATGGCATTTGTGGCAATGATCTACCCCCTGGAGTATATGTTTCCTGTTATCCCACTGCTGCCCACCTGTATGGCATCAGCAGAGCAG CTGCTGTTGGCTCCAACGCCGTACATCATCGGTGTCCCTGCCAGCTTCTTCCTCTACAAACTGGACTTCAAAATGCCTGATGATGTATGGCTAGTGGATCTGGACAGCAGTCGG GTGATTGCTCCCACCAATGCAGAAGTGCTACCTGTCCTGCCAGAACCAGAGTCATTAGAATTGAAAAAACACTTAAAGCAG GCCCTCGCCAGCATGAGTCTCAACACCCAGCCAATCCTCAATCTGGAGAAATTCCATGAGGGCCAGGAGATCCCCCTTCTCTTGGGAAAGCCTTCTAATGACCTGCAGTCCACACCGTCCACTGAATTCAACCCTCTCATCTATGGCAATGACGTGGATTCTGTGGATGTCGCCACCAG AGTGGCCATGGTCCGTTTCTTCAACTCCCCCAACGTGCTGCAGGGCTTTCAGATGCACACGCGCACCCTGCGTCTCTTCCCGCGGCCTGTGGTAGCTTTTCAGGCTGGCTCCTTTCTAGCCTCACGTCCCCGGCAGACTCCTTTCGCTGAGAAATTGGCCAGGACTCAGGCTGTGGAGTACTTTGGGGAATGGATCCTTAACCCCACCAACTATGCCTTTCAGCGAATTCACAACA ACATGTTTGATCCGGCTCTGATCGGTGACAAGCCAAAGTGGTATGCTCACCAGCTGCAGCCCATCCATTATCGAGTCTATGATGGCAATTCCCAGCTGGCGGAGGCGCTGAGTGTGCCCCCAGAGCGTGACTCCGATTCTGAGCCCACTGATGACAG TGGCAGTGATAGTATGGAGTATGATGACTCAAGCTCTTCTTACTCCTCCCTTGGTGACTTTGTTAGTGAAATGATGAAATGTGACATCAATGGTGATACTCCTA ACGTGGATCCTCTGACACATGCGGCCTTGGGAGATGCCAGTGAGGTGAAGATTGACGAGCTGCAGAaccagaaggaagcagaggaacCTGGCCCAGACAGCGAGAACTCGCAGGAAAACCCCCCACCGCGCTCCAGCACCGCcgccagcagcagccccagcaccACCGTCCACGGAGCCAGTTCT GCACCTGCTGACTCAGCGGAGATGGATGATAAGGCGGCAGGAGGCCTCTGCAGACCCCTCCCTCCCGTGCCTCCCAGCGTTGGCAAATCGGGCGTGGACAGGCGTCAGACAGAAATTGGAGAGGGGTCAGTGCGCCGGCGAACCTATGACAACCCATACTTCGAGCCCCAATATGGCTTTCCCCCTGAGGAAGATGAGGATGAGCAGGGGGAAAGTTATACTCCCCGATTCAGCCAACATGTCAGTGGCAATCG GGCTCAAAGGCTGCTGCGGCCCAACAGCTTGAAACTGGCAAGCGACTCCGATGCAGAGTCAGACTCTCGAGCGAGCTCTCCCACCTCCACCGTCTCCAACAACAGCACCGAGGGCTTCGGGGGCATCATGTCTTTTGCCA GCAGCCTATATCGGAACCACAGTACAAGCTTCAGTCTTTCAAACCTCACACTGCCCACCAAAGGTGCTCGGGACAAGACCACGCCCTTCCCCAGTCTGAAAG GAAACAGGAGGGCCTTAGTGGACCAGAAGTCATCTGTCATTAAACACAGCCCAACAGTGAAGAGAGAGCCTCCATCACCCCAGGGTCGATCCAGCAATTCTAg TGAGAACCAGCAGTTCCTGAAGGAGGTGGTGCACAGCGTGCTGGATGGCCAGGGGGTTGGCTGGCTCAACATGAAAAAGGTGCGACGGCTGCTGGAGAGCGAGCAGCTGCGAGTCTTCGTCCTGAGCAAGCTGAACCGCACCGTGCAGTCAGAGGACGATGCCCGGCAGGACGTCATCCCAGATGTG GAGATCAGCCGAAAGGTGTACAAGGGAATGCTAGACCTGCTCAAGTGCACGGTGCTCAGTCTGGAGCAGTCCTATGCCCACGCAGGTCTCGGCGGCATGGCCAGCATCTTCGGCCTTCTGGAGATCGCGCAGACCCACTATTATAGCAAAG AACCAGACAAGCGGAAGAGAAGTCCAACAGAGACTGTAATTACACCAGTTGGCAAGGATCTTGGCCTGGCCGGGCGGGGAGACCCAAAGGCGATGGCACAGCTAAGAGTTCCCCAGCTGGGACCTCGGGCACCAAGTGCTACAGGAAAGGGTCCCAAGGAACTGGACACCAGAAGTTTAAAGGAAGAGAATTTTGTAGCGTCTGTTG AATTGTGGAACAAGCACCAggaagtgaaaaagcaaaaagcTATGGAAAAACAGA GGCCTGAAGTAATCAAACCTGTCTTCGACCTTGGtgagacagaggagaaaaagtCCCAGATCAGCGCAGATAGTGGTGTGAGCCTGACATCTGGTTCCCAG AGGACTGATCCCGACTCCGTCACTGGTGTGAGTCCACCTGTTATGATCCGAAGTTCAAGTCAGGATTCTGAAGTTAGCACCGTG gtGAGTAATAGTTCTGGAGAGACCCTTGGAGCAGACAGTGACTTGAGCAGCAACGCAGGTGATGGACCAGGTGGCGAGGGAAGCACCCACTTGACAAGCTCTCGGGGTACTTTGTCTGATAGTGAAATTGAGACCAACTCTGCCACCAGCGCCATCTTT GGTAAAGCCCACAGCTTGAAGCCGAGTGTAAAGGAGAAGCTGGTGGGCAGCCCAGTACGCTCTTCTGAAGATGTAAGCCAGCGAGTTTATCTCTACGAGGGACTCCTAG GAAGGGACAAAGGATCGATGTGGGACCAGTTAGAGGATGCTGCTATGGAGACCTTTTCTATGA GCAAAGAACGTTCTACCTTATGGGACCAAATGCAGTTCTGGGAAGATGCGTTCTTAGATGCTGTGATGTTGGAGAGAGAAGGGATGGGTATGGACCAGGGTCCCCAGGAAATGATAGACAG GTACCTGTCCTTGGGAGAACATGACCGGAAGCGCCTAGAGGATGATGAAGATCGCTTGCTGGCCACACTGTTGCACAATCTCATCTCCTACATGCTCCTGGTGAAG GTAAATAAGAATGACATCCGGAAGAAAGTGAGACGCCTAATGGGAAAGTCCCATATTGGGCTTGTGTACAGCCAGCAAATCAATGAAGTGCTTGATCAGCTGACAGACCTG AATGGACGTGATCTTTCTATTCGGTCCAGTGGCAGCCGGCACATAAAGAAGCAGACATTTGTGGTACATGCGGGGACAGACACAAATGGAGATATCTTTTTTATGGAG GTGTGTGACGACTGCGTGGTGTTACGCAGTAACATCGGGACGGTATACGAGCGCTGGTGGTACGAGAAGCTCATCAACATGACCTACTGTCCCAAGACCAAGGTCTTGTGCTTGTGGCGTAGAAACGGCTCTGAGACCCAGCTCAACAAATTCTACACCAAGAAG TGTCGGGAGCTGTACTACTGTGTGAAGGATAGCATGGAGCGTGCGGCCGCCCGCCAGCAAAGCATCAAACCTG GACCTGAACTAGGTGGCGAGTTCCCTGTGCAGGACATGAAGACTGGTGAGGGTGGCTTGCTGCAGGTCACCCTAGAAGGGATCAATCTCAAGTTCATGCACAACCAG GAGCGGAAG GTTTTCATAGAGCTGAATCACATTAAAAAGTGCAATACAGTTCGAGGCGTCTTTGTCCTGGAGGAATTTG TTCCTGAAATTAAAGAAGTGGTGAGCCACAAGTACAAGACACCAATG GCCCACGAGATCTGCTACTCTGTGTTGTGTCTCTTCTCGTATGTGGCTGCAGTTCGTAGCAGTGAGGAAGATCTCAGAACCCCACCCCGGCCCGTCTCTAGCTGA
- the MADD gene encoding MAP kinase-activating death domain protein isoform X10: MVQKKKFCPRLLDYLVIVGARHPSSDSVAQTPELLRRYPLEDHAEFPLPPDVVFFCQPEGCLSVRQRRMSLRDDTSFVFTLTDKDTGVTRYGICVNFYRSFQKRMPKEKGEAGAGSRGKDGARASCASEELGTESSESGSSLQPPSTDSTPDVNQSPRGKRRAKAGSRSRNSTLTSLCVLSHYPFFSTFRECLYTLKRMVDCCSERLLGKKLGLPRGIQRDTMWRIFTGSLLVEERSSALLHDLREIEAWIYRLLRSPVPVSGQKRVDIEVLPQELQQALTFALPDPSRFSLVDFPLHLPLELLGVDACLQVLTCILLEHKVVLQSRDYNALSMSVMAFVAMIYPLEYMFPVIPLLPTCMASAEQLLLAPTPYIIGVPASFFLYKLDFKMPDDVWLVDLDSSRVIAPTNAEVLPVLPEPESLELKKHLKQALASMSLNTQPILNLEKFHEGQEIPLLLGKPSNDLQSTPSTEFNPLIYGNDVDSVDVATRVAMVRFFNSPNVLQGFQMHTRTLRLFPRPVVAFQAGSFLASRPRQTPFAEKLARTQAVEYFGEWILNPTNYAFQRIHNNMFDPALIGDKPKWYAHQLQPIHYRVYDGNSQLAEALSVPPERDSDSEPTDDSGSDSMEYDDSSSSYSSLGDFVSEMMKCDINGDTPNVDPLTHAALGDASEVKIDELQNQKEAEEPGPDSENSQENPPPRSSTAASSSPSTTVHGASSAPADSAEMDDKAAGGLCRPLPPVPPSVGKSGVDRRQTEIGEGSVRRRTYDNPYFEPQYGFPPEEDEDEQGESYTPRFSQHVSGNRAQRLLRPNSLKLASDSDAESDSRASSPTSTVSNNSTEGFGGIMSFASSLYRNHSTSFSLSNLTLPTKGARDKTTPFPSLKVFGLNTLMEIVTEAGPGSGEGNRRALVDQKSSVIKHSPTVKREPPSPQGRSSNSSENQQFLKEVVHSVLDGQGVGWLNMKKVRRLLESEQLRVFVLSKLNRTVQSEDDARQDVIPDVEISRKVYKGMLDLLKCTVLSLEQSYAHAGLGGMASIFGLLEIAQTHYYSKEPDKRKRSPTETVITPVGKDLGLAGRGDPKAMAQLRVPQLGPRAPSATGKGPKELDTRSLKEENFVASVGPEVIKPVFDLGETEEKKSQISADSGVSLTSGSQRTDPDSVTGVSPPVMIRSSSQDSEVSNSSGETLGADSDLSSNAGDGPGGEGSTHLTSSRGTLSDSEIETNSATSAIFGKAHSLKPSVKEKLVGSPVRSSEDVSQRVYLYEGLLGRDKGSMWDQLEDAAMETFSMSKERSTLWDQMQFWEDAFLDAVMLEREGMGMDQGPQEMIDRYLSLGEHDRKRLEDDEDRLLATLLHNLISYMLLVKVNKNDIRKKVRRLMGKSHIGLVYSQQINEVLDQLTDLNGRDLSIRSSGSRHIKKQTFVVHAGTDTNGDIFFMEVCDDCVVLRSNIGTVYERWWYEKLINMTYCPKTKVLCLWRRNGSETQLNKFYTKKCRELYYCVKDSMERAAARQQSIKPGPELGGEFPVQDMKTGEGGLLQVTLEGINLKFMHNQERKVFIELNHIKKCNTVRGVFVLEEFVPEIKEVVSHKYKTPMAHEICYSVLCLFSYVAAVRSSEEDLRTPPRPVSS, translated from the exons ATGGTGCAAAAGAAGAAGTTCTGTCCTCGGTTACTTGACTATCTGGTGATCGTAGGCGCCAG GCACCCGAGCAGTGACAGTGTGGCCCAGACTCCAGAGCTGCTCCGGCGATACCCGCTAGAGGACCATGCCGAGTTTCCCCTGCCCCCAGACGTAGTGTTTTTCTGCCAGCCCGAGGGCTGTCTGAGTGTGCGGCAACGGCGCATGAGCCTGCGGGATGACACCTCTTTTGTCTTCACCCTCACTGACAAGGACACTGGAGTCACGCGTTATGGCATCTGTGTTAACTTCTACCGCTCCTTTCAGAAGCGAATGCCTAAGGAAAAGGGGGAAGCTGGAGCAGGGTCCCGGGGGAAGGACGGAGCCCGGGCCAGCTGTGCCTCAGAAGAGCTTGGCACCGAGAGCTCGGAGAGTGGCTCGTCCCTGCAGCCCCCCAGCACTGACTCCACCCCTGATGTGAACCAGTCTCCTCGTGGAAAGCGCCGGGCCAAGGCGGGGAGCCGTTCCCGCAACAGTACTCTGACGTCCCTGTGCGTGCTCAGCCACTACCCCTTCTTCTCCACCTTCCGGGAGTGTCTGTACACCCTCAAACGTATGGTGGACTGCTGTAGCGAGCGACTGCTGGGCAAGAAGCTGGGCCTCCCTCGAGGCATACAAAG GGACACCATGTGGCGCATCTTTACGGGATCACTGCTAGTGGAGGAGAGGTCAAGTGCCCTTCTGCACGACCTTCGAGAGATTGAGGCCTGGATCTATCGACTGCTGCGTTCCCCGGTCCCCGTCTCTGGGCAGAAGCGAGTAGACATTGAGGTCCTGCCCCAGGAGCTCCAGCAGGCTCTGACCTTTGCTCTCCCAGACCCCTCTCGGTTCAGCCTGGTGGATTTCCCGCTGCACCTTCCCTTGGAACTTCTGGGTGTGGATGCCTGTCTTCAGGTGCTAACCTGCATCCTGTTAGAGCACAAG GTGGTGCTACAGTCCCGAGACTACAACGCACTGTCCATGTCTGTGATGGCATTTGTGGCAATGATCTACCCCCTGGAGTATATGTTTCCTGTTATCCCACTGCTGCCCACCTGTATGGCATCAGCAGAGCAG CTGCTGTTGGCTCCAACGCCGTACATCATCGGTGTCCCTGCCAGCTTCTTCCTCTACAAACTGGACTTCAAAATGCCTGATGATGTATGGCTAGTGGATCTGGACAGCAGTCGG GTGATTGCTCCCACCAATGCAGAAGTGCTACCTGTCCTGCCAGAACCAGAGTCATTAGAATTGAAAAAACACTTAAAGCAG GCCCTCGCCAGCATGAGTCTCAACACCCAGCCAATCCTCAATCTGGAGAAATTCCATGAGGGCCAGGAGATCCCCCTTCTCTTGGGAAAGCCTTCTAATGACCTGCAGTCCACACCGTCCACTGAATTCAACCCTCTCATCTATGGCAATGACGTGGATTCTGTGGATGTCGCCACCAG AGTGGCCATGGTCCGTTTCTTCAACTCCCCCAACGTGCTGCAGGGCTTTCAGATGCACACGCGCACCCTGCGTCTCTTCCCGCGGCCTGTGGTAGCTTTTCAGGCTGGCTCCTTTCTAGCCTCACGTCCCCGGCAGACTCCTTTCGCTGAGAAATTGGCCAGGACTCAGGCTGTGGAGTACTTTGGGGAATGGATCCTTAACCCCACCAACTATGCCTTTCAGCGAATTCACAACA ACATGTTTGATCCGGCTCTGATCGGTGACAAGCCAAAGTGGTATGCTCACCAGCTGCAGCCCATCCATTATCGAGTCTATGATGGCAATTCCCAGCTGGCGGAGGCGCTGAGTGTGCCCCCAGAGCGTGACTCCGATTCTGAGCCCACTGATGACAG TGGCAGTGATAGTATGGAGTATGATGACTCAAGCTCTTCTTACTCCTCCCTTGGTGACTTTGTTAGTGAAATGATGAAATGTGACATCAATGGTGATACTCCTA ACGTGGATCCTCTGACACATGCGGCCTTGGGAGATGCCAGTGAGGTGAAGATTGACGAGCTGCAGAaccagaaggaagcagaggaacCTGGCCCAGACAGCGAGAACTCGCAGGAAAACCCCCCACCGCGCTCCAGCACCGCcgccagcagcagccccagcaccACCGTCCACGGAGCCAGTTCT GCACCTGCTGACTCAGCGGAGATGGATGATAAGGCGGCAGGAGGCCTCTGCAGACCCCTCCCTCCCGTGCCTCCCAGCGTTGGCAAATCGGGCGTGGACAGGCGTCAGACAGAAATTGGAGAGGGGTCAGTGCGCCGGCGAACCTATGACAACCCATACTTCGAGCCCCAATATGGCTTTCCCCCTGAGGAAGATGAGGATGAGCAGGGGGAAAGTTATACTCCCCGATTCAGCCAACATGTCAGTGGCAATCG GGCTCAAAGGCTGCTGCGGCCCAACAGCTTGAAACTGGCAAGCGACTCCGATGCAGAGTCAGACTCTCGAGCGAGCTCTCCCACCTCCACCGTCTCCAACAACAGCACCGAGGGCTTCGGGGGCATCATGTCTTTTGCCA GCAGCCTATATCGGAACCACAGTACAAGCTTCAGTCTTTCAAACCTCACACTGCCCACCAAAGGTGCTCGGGACAAGACCACGCCCTTCCCCAGTCTGAAAG TATTTGGGCTAAATACTCTAATGGAGATTGTTACTGAAGCCGGCCCCGGGAGTGGTGAAG GAAACAGGAGGGCCTTAGTGGACCAGAAGTCATCTGTCATTAAACACAGCCCAACAGTGAAGAGAGAGCCTCCATCACCCCAGGGTCGATCCAGCAATTCTAg TGAGAACCAGCAGTTCCTGAAGGAGGTGGTGCACAGCGTGCTGGATGGCCAGGGGGTTGGCTGGCTCAACATGAAAAAGGTGCGACGGCTGCTGGAGAGCGAGCAGCTGCGAGTCTTCGTCCTGAGCAAGCTGAACCGCACCGTGCAGTCAGAGGACGATGCCCGGCAGGACGTCATCCCAGATGTG GAGATCAGCCGAAAGGTGTACAAGGGAATGCTAGACCTGCTCAAGTGCACGGTGCTCAGTCTGGAGCAGTCCTATGCCCACGCAGGTCTCGGCGGCATGGCCAGCATCTTCGGCCTTCTGGAGATCGCGCAGACCCACTATTATAGCAAAG AACCAGACAAGCGGAAGAGAAGTCCAACAGAGACTGTAATTACACCAGTTGGCAAGGATCTTGGCCTGGCCGGGCGGGGAGACCCAAAGGCGATGGCACAGCTAAGAGTTCCCCAGCTGGGACCTCGGGCACCAAGTGCTACAGGAAAGGGTCCCAAGGAACTGGACACCAGAAGTTTAAAGGAAGAGAATTTTGTAGCGTCTGTTG GGCCTGAAGTAATCAAACCTGTCTTCGACCTTGGtgagacagaggagaaaaagtCCCAGATCAGCGCAGATAGTGGTGTGAGCCTGACATCTGGTTCCCAG AGGACTGATCCCGACTCCGTCACTGGTGTGAGTCCACCTGTTATGATCCGAAGTTCAAGTCAGGATTCTGAA gtGAGTAATAGTTCTGGAGAGACCCTTGGAGCAGACAGTGACTTGAGCAGCAACGCAGGTGATGGACCAGGTGGCGAGGGAAGCACCCACTTGACAAGCTCTCGGGGTACTTTGTCTGATAGTGAAATTGAGACCAACTCTGCCACCAGCGCCATCTTT GGTAAAGCCCACAGCTTGAAGCCGAGTGTAAAGGAGAAGCTGGTGGGCAGCCCAGTACGCTCTTCTGAAGATGTAAGCCAGCGAGTTTATCTCTACGAGGGACTCCTAG GAAGGGACAAAGGATCGATGTGGGACCAGTTAGAGGATGCTGCTATGGAGACCTTTTCTATGA GCAAAGAACGTTCTACCTTATGGGACCAAATGCAGTTCTGGGAAGATGCGTTCTTAGATGCTGTGATGTTGGAGAGAGAAGGGATGGGTATGGACCAGGGTCCCCAGGAAATGATAGACAG GTACCTGTCCTTGGGAGAACATGACCGGAAGCGCCTAGAGGATGATGAAGATCGCTTGCTGGCCACACTGTTGCACAATCTCATCTCCTACATGCTCCTGGTGAAG GTAAATAAGAATGACATCCGGAAGAAAGTGAGACGCCTAATGGGAAAGTCCCATATTGGGCTTGTGTACAGCCAGCAAATCAATGAAGTGCTTGATCAGCTGACAGACCTG AATGGACGTGATCTTTCTATTCGGTCCAGTGGCAGCCGGCACATAAAGAAGCAGACATTTGTGGTACATGCGGGGACAGACACAAATGGAGATATCTTTTTTATGGAG GTGTGTGACGACTGCGTGGTGTTACGCAGTAACATCGGGACGGTATACGAGCGCTGGTGGTACGAGAAGCTCATCAACATGACCTACTGTCCCAAGACCAAGGTCTTGTGCTTGTGGCGTAGAAACGGCTCTGAGACCCAGCTCAACAAATTCTACACCAAGAAG TGTCGGGAGCTGTACTACTGTGTGAAGGATAGCATGGAGCGTGCGGCCGCCCGCCAGCAAAGCATCAAACCTG GACCTGAACTAGGTGGCGAGTTCCCTGTGCAGGACATGAAGACTGGTGAGGGTGGCTTGCTGCAGGTCACCCTAGAAGGGATCAATCTCAAGTTCATGCACAACCAG GAGCGGAAG GTTTTCATAGAGCTGAATCACATTAAAAAGTGCAATACAGTTCGAGGCGTCTTTGTCCTGGAGGAATTTG TTCCTGAAATTAAAGAAGTGGTGAGCCACAAGTACAAGACACCAATG GCCCACGAGATCTGCTACTCTGTGTTGTGTCTCTTCTCGTATGTGGCTGCAGTTCGTAGCAGTGAGGAAGATCTCAGAACCCCACCCCGGCCCGTCTCTAGCTGA